A genomic region of Zalophus californianus isolate mZalCal1 chromosome 1, mZalCal1.pri.v2, whole genome shotgun sequence contains the following coding sequences:
- the LOC113918482 gene encoding 60S ribosomal protein L38-like produces the protein MPHKIEKIKDFLLTARRKDTKSIKIKKNKDNVKFKVRCSRYLYTLVITDKEKAERLKQSLALGLAVKELK, from the exons ATGCCtcacaaaatagagaaaatcaaggaCTTTTTGCTCACGGCCAGGCGAAAGGACACCAAATCCATcaagatcaagaaaaataaggataatgtgAAGTT taaagttcggTGCAGCAGATACCTTTACACCTTGGTCATCACGGacaaggagaaggcagagagacTGAAGCAGTCCCTGGCCCTAGGTTTGGCAGTTAAGGAGCTGAAGTGA